From a region of the Thermoanaerobaculia bacterium genome:
- a CDS encoding amidase, translated as MSGGSGLSRRSLLRYGAAGAAAAALPLPAGSAPAPPTPPPAFPLEEATIADLAAKMTSGEETARSLAEKYLARIQTLDRTGPALHSVLEINPDALSIAAALDRERREKGSRGPLHGIPVLIKDNVGTADRMSTAAGSLALEGVAPKEDSFVARRLRAAGAVILGKTNLSEWANFRSTHSSSGWSARGGQCRNPYALDRNPSGSSSGSGAAVAANLAAAAIGTETDGSIVSPSSACGIVGVKPTLGLVSRAGIVPIAHSQDTAGPMARTVRDAAILLSAIAGADPADPATRTAPPFRAEALTALDASAIRGARLGVVRKSISGNNAATDRVADAAVALLKDLGAVVVDPADIETVDDFGKTEIEVLLYEFKADVNAYLAALGPSAPARTLADLIAFNRKHRDREMPYFEQELFERAEAKGPLTEKAYQDALAADVQNARAKGIDAIVQKERLDALVSATGGPAWLTDLVNGDGSAWGNSTVPAVAGYPHVTVPMGFVFGLPVGLSFFGPAWSETRLLSYALAFEQATRHRRPPRFLPSADLATA; from the coding sequence GTGAGCGGCGGGTCCGGGCTCTCGCGGCGATCCCTCCTTCGCTACGGAGCCGCGGGAGCCGCGGCCGCGGCGCTGCCGCTCCCGGCCGGGTCCGCACCGGCTCCGCCAACGCCGCCGCCGGCGTTTCCGCTCGAGGAGGCGACGATCGCGGATCTCGCCGCGAAGATGACGTCGGGCGAGGAGACTGCCCGCTCGCTCGCGGAGAAGTACCTGGCGCGAATCCAGACGCTCGACCGCACGGGCCCGGCGCTCCACTCCGTCCTGGAGATCAATCCCGACGCTCTGTCCATCGCCGCCGCGCTCGACCGGGAACGCCGCGAGAAGGGATCCCGGGGCCCGCTGCACGGAATCCCGGTCCTGATCAAGGACAACGTCGGGACCGCGGACCGGATGTCGACGGCCGCCGGATCGCTCGCCCTCGAAGGCGTCGCCCCGAAGGAGGACAGCTTCGTCGCGCGCCGGCTGCGCGCGGCCGGCGCCGTGATCCTCGGGAAGACGAACCTCTCCGAATGGGCGAATTTCCGGTCGACGCATTCCTCGAGCGGCTGGAGCGCCCGCGGGGGACAATGCCGCAACCCGTACGCGCTCGACCGCAACCCGTCCGGCTCGAGCTCCGGATCGGGTGCGGCGGTCGCGGCGAATCTCGCGGCGGCCGCCATCGGCACGGAGACGGACGGCTCGATCGTTTCCCCGTCGAGCGCCTGCGGGATCGTCGGAGTCAAGCCGACGCTCGGACTCGTCTCGCGCGCCGGGATCGTCCCGATCGCGCACAGCCAGGACACGGCGGGGCCGATGGCCCGGACCGTCCGCGACGCGGCGATCCTCCTGTCGGCGATCGCGGGCGCCGATCCGGCAGACCCGGCGACGCGAACGGCGCCGCCCTTCCGCGCGGAGGCGCTCACCGCCCTCGACGCCTCTGCGATCCGCGGAGCGCGCCTGGGGGTCGTCCGGAAATCGATCTCCGGCAACAACGCGGCGACGGACCGGGTCGCCGATGCGGCGGTCGCCCTGCTCAAGGACCTCGGCGCCGTAGTCGTCGATCCCGCCGACATCGAGACGGTGGACGATTTCGGCAAGACGGAGATCGAGGTGCTGCTCTACGAGTTCAAGGCGGACGTCAATGCCTACCTCGCCGCTCTCGGCCCCTCCGCGCCGGCGCGGACCCTCGCCGATCTCATCGCGTTCAACCGGAAGCACCGCGACCGGGAGATGCCCTACTTCGAGCAGGAGCTCTTCGAGCGGGCCGAAGCGAAGGGACCGCTCACCGAGAAGGCCTACCAGGACGCTCTCGCCGCGGACGTCCAGAACGCCCGGGCGAAAGGGATCGACGCCATCGTTCAGAAGGAGCGTCTCGACGCGCTCGTTTCCGCGACCGGCGGTCCGGCCTGGTTGACGGATCTCGTCAACGGCGACGGCTCGGCCTGGGGGAATTCGACGGTACCCGCCGTCGCGGGATATCCCCACGTCACCGTTCCGATGGGTTTCGTCTTCGGGCTTCCCGTGGGCCTCTCGTTCTTCGGCCCCGCCTGGAGCGAGACCCGGCTCCTCTCGTACGCGCTCGCCTTCGAGCAGGCGACGCGCCACCGCCGCCCGCCGCGATTCCTCCCGTCCGCCGATCTCGCGACCGCCTGA